One Pantoea eucalypti genomic region harbors:
- a CDS encoding DUF2076 domain-containing protein: protein MQREEQQLIDGLFSRLKQAESQAVARDAAAEQLINQHLQAQPGAPYYMTQAILIQEAALKKLNEKVSALESQVAQLQQQQQQQPAQSSGGFLSGLFGSGSRQQPPVQQPQQQSPWNSASQQPAQQQYAPAQAPAPRGTGFLGGALQTAVGVAGGVVMADMLTSMFHHSQPEEIVNIINEPPLPEVNDNLNTFNGGDDNADNFNGGNDSAFLDQNTGWDSNYADNSDLNDFGGNDFDDDDSFV from the coding sequence ATGCAACGCGAAGAACAACAACTGATTGATGGGCTGTTCAGCCGTCTGAAACAGGCCGAAAGCCAGGCCGTGGCACGCGATGCCGCTGCCGAACAATTGATTAACCAGCATCTTCAGGCGCAGCCAGGCGCGCCTTACTACATGACGCAGGCAATCCTGATTCAGGAAGCGGCGCTGAAAAAACTCAATGAGAAAGTGTCAGCGCTGGAAAGCCAGGTGGCACAGTTGCAGCAACAACAACAGCAGCAGCCTGCACAGAGCAGCGGCGGCTTCCTGTCGGGACTGTTTGGCAGCGGTTCGCGTCAGCAGCCTCCCGTTCAGCAGCCGCAGCAACAGTCACCGTGGAACAGTGCGTCGCAGCAACCGGCACAGCAGCAGTATGCCCCTGCCCAGGCACCCGCGCCACGCGGCACCGGTTTCCTTGGCGGCGCTCTGCAAACTGCCGTGGGCGTCGCGGGTGGTGTCGTGATGGCCGACATGCTGACCAGCATGTTCCACCATTCACAGCCGGAAGAGATTGTGAATATCATCAATGAGCCGCCGCTGCCGGAGGTGAATGATAATCTCAACACCTTCAACGGTGGCGATGACAATGCCGATAACTTTAACGGCGGTAACGACAGCGCCTTCCTCGACCAGAACACGGGCTGGGACAGCAATTATGCCGACAACAGCGATCTCAACGATTTTGGCGGCAACGATTTCGACGACGACGACAGCTTCGTTTAA
- a CDS encoding YaiI/YqxD family protein, translating into MFIWVDADACPNVIKEVLYRAADRTATTVTFVANQFLRVPPSPYLRTLQVPAGFDVADNEIVRRCQPGDLVITADIPLAAEVIEKGAAALNPRGERYSPATIRERLTMRDFMDTLRSSGVQTGGPATMSPRDRQQFANELDSWLTQQKRST; encoded by the coding sequence ATGTTTATCTGGGTCGATGCCGATGCCTGTCCGAATGTGATCAAAGAGGTGCTCTACCGTGCGGCGGATCGTACCGCGACCACGGTCACTTTTGTGGCGAACCAGTTTTTGCGCGTGCCGCCATCGCCGTATCTGCGCACGCTGCAGGTGCCTGCTGGCTTTGATGTGGCGGACAATGAGATTGTCAGACGTTGTCAGCCCGGCGATCTGGTGATCACCGCCGATATTCCGCTGGCGGCTGAGGTGATTGAGAAAGGGGCAGCGGCGCTGAATCCGCGCGGCGAGCGTTACTCACCGGCGACGATACGCGAACGTCTGACGATGCGTGATTTTATGGATACGCTGCGGTCAAGCGGCGTGCAGACCGGCGGCCCCGCGACGATGAGTCCGCGTGACCGCCAGCAGTTTGCGAATGAACTGGATAGCTGGCTCACCCAGCAGAAACGCTCAACTTAA
- the proC gene encoding pyrroline-5-carboxylate reductase, producing MLAKKIGFIGGGNMAKAIIGGLVNSGKIAPSDIFVYDRKAETNQAMAEQYGINAAESADALAREVDILFGAVKPNVILKVLKELAGSLKKEALVVSIAAGVTLDSLSSVLGYDRKIVRAMPNTPSLVSEGMTSVTPNVLVEQPEIDEVVAIFESFGKAAVVDEYLIHSVVGVSGSAPAYVFMFIEAMADAAVLGGMPRAQAYQFAAQAVKGAAQMVLTTGKHPAELKDMVCSPGGTTIEAVKVLEEKGMRSAVMEAMQQCMAKSEKLSRS from the coding sequence ATGCTGGCAAAGAAAATCGGATTTATCGGCGGGGGAAACATGGCGAAAGCCATTATCGGCGGACTGGTCAACAGCGGCAAAATCGCCCCGTCTGATATCTTCGTTTACGATCGCAAAGCTGAGACCAACCAGGCGATGGCAGAGCAGTATGGCATCAACGCAGCAGAGAGCGCGGATGCGCTGGCGCGTGAAGTGGACATCCTGTTCGGCGCAGTAAAACCGAATGTCATTCTGAAAGTATTAAAAGAGCTGGCAGGCAGCCTGAAAAAAGAGGCGCTGGTGGTGTCGATTGCGGCTGGCGTGACGCTGGACTCGCTTTCCTCGGTGCTGGGTTACGATCGCAAAATTGTCCGCGCAATGCCGAATACGCCCTCACTGGTGAGCGAAGGCATGACCTCGGTAACGCCTAACGTGCTGGTTGAGCAGCCGGAGATCGACGAAGTCGTGGCGATTTTTGAGAGCTTCGGCAAAGCGGCCGTGGTGGATGAATATCTGATTCACTCCGTGGTCGGCGTGAGCGGTTCTGCACCGGCATACGTGTTTATGTTTATCGAGGCGATGGCGGATGCAGCCGTACTGGGTGGCATGCCGCGTGCTCAGGCCTATCAGTTTGCTGCGCAGGCGGTTAAAGGCGCGGCGCAGATGGTGCTGACCACCGGTAAACATCCGGCTGAACTCAAAGATATGGTCTGCTCTCCAGGCGGCACCACCATTGAAGCGGTGAAAGTGCTGGAAGAAAAAGGGATGCGCTCGGCAGTGATGGAAGCGATGCAGCAGTGCATGGCGAAGTCAGAGAAACTGAGTCGCAGCTAA
- a CDS encoding FAD-dependent oxidoreductase codes for MNYQFTVDLNDLPQRQPVKKTLGDVDLLLIRDGDNVRAFQAKCPHAGAPLEQGAICGDRLVCPWHKAAFDIADGKMCEPLALADLKQYPLRIEEGRVLINPKAMSPAAPIGSGADAPVYVVLGGGAAGSAALWRLRHEGFKGRLILVEREADAPYDRTALTKFVPSGKMDINEVPQLLKADVMDHVERLQATVSRLDAQQQRLIFGDGGTLAFDKLLIASGATPVLPDLPGSDLDGVHLLRSKAQTDELLQAVDASHKIVIIGNSFIGTELASALRNRDIDVTVIARQALPFAKRFGEQIGRYFYQLHEQNGVKWVQGEIEALQGDQKVNGVQLKGGRRLDATVVLFATGVKPATDFIHDLPLAEDGSLQADDQLRVADNIWVAGDIATYPAAQGPLRIEHYRVAHQQGQTAAWNMLDQNVAFDRVPFFWTTQYGTRYEYVGHAAEWDEFQLIGSLEDKKFMAFYGQQGQLAAICSCGMYTLTAELVQQMQHPMTLSDAVARCQAKIS; via the coding sequence GTGAACTATCAATTTACCGTCGACCTGAACGATCTGCCGCAGCGACAGCCGGTTAAAAAGACGCTCGGCGATGTTGATCTATTATTGATTCGCGACGGTGACAACGTCCGTGCTTTTCAGGCGAAATGTCCACACGCTGGCGCACCGCTTGAACAGGGCGCGATTTGCGGCGATCGGCTGGTCTGCCCGTGGCATAAAGCCGCGTTTGATATCGCCGATGGCAAAATGTGTGAACCGCTGGCGTTAGCCGATCTCAAACAGTACCCGCTTCGCATTGAAGAGGGCCGGGTACTGATAAACCCCAAAGCGATGTCACCCGCAGCACCCATTGGCAGCGGGGCAGATGCACCGGTCTATGTGGTATTAGGTGGCGGCGCGGCGGGTAGCGCAGCGCTATGGCGTCTGCGTCATGAAGGTTTTAAAGGCCGCCTGATACTGGTCGAGCGTGAAGCCGATGCACCTTATGACCGCACCGCGCTGACCAAATTTGTGCCGTCGGGAAAAATGGATATTAACGAAGTGCCGCAGCTGCTGAAAGCGGATGTGATGGACCACGTTGAAAGACTCCAGGCTACAGTGAGCCGGCTGGATGCACAGCAACAGCGGTTAATCTTCGGCGATGGCGGGACGCTTGCGTTCGACAAACTGTTGATCGCCAGCGGCGCGACGCCTGTTCTTCCCGATTTGCCGGGCAGCGATCTTGACGGGGTTCATCTGCTGCGCAGCAAAGCGCAGACCGATGAGCTGCTTCAGGCGGTGGATGCCAGCCATAAAATCGTGATTATCGGCAACAGTTTTATCGGTACCGAACTGGCGTCGGCACTGCGTAACCGCGATATTGACGTCACAGTCATTGCCCGCCAGGCACTGCCTTTTGCTAAACGGTTTGGCGAGCAGATTGGTCGCTATTTCTACCAGCTTCATGAGCAAAACGGCGTGAAGTGGGTGCAGGGCGAGATCGAAGCGCTGCAGGGTGACCAGAAGGTAAATGGCGTGCAGCTGAAGGGCGGACGCAGGCTGGATGCTACCGTTGTGCTGTTCGCGACCGGGGTTAAACCGGCCACCGACTTTATTCACGATCTGCCGCTGGCAGAGGATGGCAGCCTGCAGGCGGATGATCAGTTGCGGGTCGCTGATAATATCTGGGTGGCGGGGGATATCGCCACCTATCCGGCGGCACAGGGGCCGCTGCGTATTGAGCACTATCGCGTTGCACATCAGCAGGGACAGACTGCCGCATGGAATATGCTGGATCAAAACGTCGCTTTTGATCGGGTGCCGTTCTTCTGGACGACCCAGTATGGCACTCGTTATGAGTATGTTGGCCACGCGGCAGAATGGGATGAATTCCAGCTAATCGGTTCGCTGGAGGATAAAAAGTTTATGGCGTTTTATGGTCAGCAGGGGCAACTGGCGGCGATCTGCTCATGCGGTATGTATACGCTGACCGCTGAGCTGGTGCAGCAGATGCAGCATCCCATGACGCTTTCTGACGCGGTGGCGCGCTGTCAGGCGAAAATCAGTTAA
- a CDS encoding PsiF family protein codes for MKVGLMAMMMAGLLVSGLAGAAEKTPQQEKMTMCNQHAKSQDLKGDARKTFMSECLKKDSKMSQMSPQQMKMKSCNGEAGDKKLAGDARKTFMSQCLKKS; via the coding sequence ATGAAAGTCGGTTTAATGGCGATGATGATGGCAGGCCTGCTGGTCAGCGGGCTGGCAGGTGCTGCGGAGAAAACTCCGCAGCAGGAGAAAATGACGATGTGCAACCAGCATGCGAAATCACAGGATCTCAAAGGGGATGCGCGCAAAACCTTTATGAGTGAATGCCTGAAAAAGGACAGCAAGATGTCGCAGATGTCACCGCAGCAGATGAAAATGAAAAGCTGTAACGGTGAAGCCGGTGATAAAAAACTGGCAGGCGATGCCCGTAAAACCTTTATGAGTCAGTGCCTGAAAAAGAGCTGA
- the iraP gene encoding anti-adapter protein IraP: MKNLIAELLVKLAEKEATAKEQMAQIEALEIVVTALVRKLEPQQHLAITTSIESAMDNVADADDNDARLLRNYIEKLLHHPRQY; encoded by the coding sequence ATGAAAAACCTGATTGCTGAGTTACTGGTAAAGCTGGCTGAAAAAGAGGCGACAGCGAAAGAGCAAATGGCGCAGATTGAAGCACTGGAGATCGTTGTCACTGCGCTGGTTCGCAAGCTGGAGCCGCAACAACATCTGGCAATCACCACCAGCATTGAAAGCGCTATGGACAACGTGGCTGATGCTGATGATAACGATGCACGCCTGCTGCGCAATTACATTGAAAAGCTGCTCCATCATCCCCGCCAGTATTGA
- a CDS encoding beta-galactosidase produces the protein MTLSLATFSDILSRRDWENPVVTSLHRLDAHPPFASWRDEAAARDDHPSASRQCLNGEWGFSYFAQPEAVPASWLLQDLPDASTIPVPANWQMHGFDAPIYTNVQYPIPVNPPLVPAGNPTGCYSLTFTTDTAWLDSGQTRIIFDGVNSAFHLWCNGRWIGYSQDSRLPAEFDLSPHLRPGKNRLAVMVLRWSDGSYLEDQDMWRMSGIFRDVTLLHKPQVHLADVQLETRLSPEFTRAELRAQVRVALLPDATSRYQLRLTLWQGKQQVAQCQQPLGSAIIDERGHYPERALISLPVEQPALWSAETPHLYRATLALLDGDQQLVEVEAYDVGFRQVTIDNGLLCLNGKPLLIRGTNRHEHHPEHGQVVDEATMRRDIELMKQHNFNAVRCSHYPNHPLWYRLCDQYGLYVVDEANIETHGMQPMNRLSDDPRWFAAYSERVTRMVQRDRNHCSIIIWSLGNESGHGATHDALYRWVKSSDPTRPVQYEGGGADTAATDIICPMYARVDEDQPFPAVPKWSLKKWIGLPGETRPLILCEYAHAMGNSFGGFAKYWEAFRQFPRLQGGFVWDWVDQSLTRHDEQGNSWQAYGGDFGDKPNDRQFCMNGLVFADRTPHPALYEAQRAQQFYQFTVDPRDPLSVTISSDYLFRHSDNEVLRWSIEQEGEVVTEGEIVLDITAQGQQRITLPTPPALYGECWLNVAIHQINATPWSVAGWRVAWHQWTLPSALAIPVQPEAAEAPVLHNDASDIVVTHQQQRWHFSRHSGELTQWFVNEEPTLLSPLQDCFIRAPLDNDIGTSEAERVDPDAWVERWKTAGYDQMSSSLVSITANTLSQAVQIETLHGWLANGELAFISRKRYVINAQGELQLQLSVEQSRGLPPPARIGLRCELAHIPQQVSWLGLGPHENYPDRQLAAQFSRWQLPLDQLSTPYVFPSENGQRGGTRQLDSGSWQVSGDFAFSLSRFSLEQLRETSHRHLLRPETGCWLHLDAFHMGVGGDDSWSPSVSPEFLLTQQRWQAELTISQPGAARSSDAGKNASETAH, from the coding sequence ATGACTCTCTCTCTGGCTACTTTCAGTGACATCCTCTCCCGGCGCGACTGGGAGAACCCGGTCGTGACCTCGCTGCATCGTCTGGATGCCCATCCGCCATTCGCCAGCTGGCGCGATGAAGCGGCGGCGCGCGATGATCATCCTTCGGCGTCACGGCAATGTCTCAACGGAGAGTGGGGATTTAGTTACTTTGCTCAGCCTGAAGCGGTGCCTGCCAGCTGGTTATTGCAGGATCTGCCGGATGCCAGCACGATTCCGGTCCCGGCTAACTGGCAGATGCACGGCTTCGATGCGCCCATTTACACCAACGTACAATATCCGATTCCCGTTAATCCTCCGCTGGTTCCCGCCGGGAATCCCACCGGATGTTACTCGCTCACATTCACGACTGACACAGCCTGGCTCGATTCGGGACAGACACGCATCATTTTTGACGGCGTAAATTCGGCTTTTCACCTGTGGTGCAATGGGCGCTGGATTGGCTACTCTCAGGACAGCCGCCTGCCCGCCGAATTTGACCTGAGTCCTCATCTGCGACCGGGTAAAAACCGGCTGGCGGTGATGGTGCTGCGCTGGAGCGACGGCAGCTATCTGGAAGATCAGGATATGTGGCGGATGAGCGGCATTTTCCGCGATGTCACATTACTGCATAAACCGCAGGTGCATCTGGCCGACGTTCAGCTGGAAACCCGGCTCAGCCCGGAGTTTACCCGTGCCGAGCTACGCGCCCAGGTCCGCGTCGCCTTACTGCCGGACGCCACCTCGCGCTATCAGCTGCGCCTGACGCTGTGGCAGGGTAAACAGCAGGTTGCGCAGTGTCAGCAGCCGCTGGGCAGCGCGATCATTGACGAACGGGGTCACTATCCTGAACGCGCCCTGATCAGCCTGCCGGTTGAACAGCCCGCGCTGTGGAGCGCCGAAACGCCCCACCTCTATCGTGCTACGCTGGCGCTGCTGGATGGCGATCAGCAGCTGGTCGAAGTGGAAGCTTACGATGTTGGCTTCCGTCAGGTCACCATCGACAACGGCCTGCTCTGCCTGAACGGCAAACCGCTGCTGATCCGGGGCACCAACCGTCACGAGCACCATCCGGAGCACGGTCAGGTAGTGGATGAGGCGACGATGCGCCGCGACATCGAGCTGATGAAGCAGCACAATTTCAATGCGGTCCGCTGTTCGCACTACCCTAATCATCCGCTCTGGTACCGGTTGTGTGACCAGTACGGGCTTTATGTCGTGGATGAGGCCAATATCGAAACCCACGGCATGCAGCCGATGAACCGGCTCTCCGATGATCCCCGCTGGTTCGCGGCCTACAGCGAACGTGTCACGCGCATGGTGCAGCGCGATCGTAATCACTGCAGCATTATCATCTGGTCGCTGGGCAACGAGTCAGGACATGGCGCCACCCATGACGCGCTCTACCGCTGGGTGAAAAGCAGCGATCCAACCCGTCCGGTGCAGTATGAAGGCGGCGGTGCAGATACCGCCGCAACCGATATTATCTGCCCGATGTATGCCAGGGTTGATGAAGATCAGCCGTTCCCGGCAGTGCCGAAATGGTCGCTTAAGAAGTGGATCGGTCTGCCGGGCGAAACGCGTCCGTTGATCCTGTGTGAATACGCGCATGCCATGGGCAACAGTTTCGGCGGTTTTGCGAAGTACTGGGAGGCCTTCCGTCAGTTCCCGCGACTGCAGGGCGGCTTCGTCTGGGACTGGGTGGATCAGAGCCTGACCCGCCATGATGAACAGGGCAACTCCTGGCAGGCTTACGGCGGTGATTTTGGCGATAAGCCTAACGATCGTCAGTTCTGTATGAACGGGCTGGTGTTTGCCGATCGCACGCCACATCCAGCGCTTTATGAAGCGCAGCGCGCCCAGCAGTTTTATCAGTTTACCGTTGATCCCCGCGATCCGCTGAGCGTTACGATCAGCAGCGACTATCTGTTCCGCCACAGTGACAATGAAGTGCTGCGATGGTCCATTGAGCAGGAAGGAGAGGTGGTGACAGAAGGCGAAATAGTGCTGGATATCACCGCGCAGGGTCAGCAGCGAATCACGCTGCCCACACCGCCCGCGTTATACGGCGAATGCTGGCTGAACGTCGCGATTCATCAGATCAACGCCACACCCTGGAGCGTTGCTGGCTGGCGCGTCGCCTGGCACCAGTGGACGCTGCCCTCGGCGCTGGCGATTCCAGTACAGCCAGAGGCTGCCGAAGCACCTGTGCTGCACAATGATGCCAGTGACATTGTTGTCACTCATCAGCAGCAACGCTGGCATTTTTCACGCCACAGCGGCGAACTGACGCAGTGGTTTGTCAATGAGGAGCCGACGCTGCTCTCCCCTCTTCAGGACTGCTTTATCCGCGCGCCGCTGGACAATGACATCGGCACCAGCGAAGCGGAACGGGTTGATCCTGATGCCTGGGTTGAACGCTGGAAAACGGCGGGTTATGACCAGATGAGCAGCAGTCTGGTATCGATCACGGCGAATACGTTGTCGCAGGCAGTGCAGATTGAGACGCTGCATGGCTGGCTCGCCAACGGTGAGCTCGCGTTCATCAGCCGTAAACGTTATGTGATCAACGCGCAGGGTGAGTTACAGCTGCAGCTGTCGGTTGAGCAGTCGCGCGGATTGCCACCGCCCGCACGCATCGGCTTGCGCTGTGAGCTGGCACACATCCCGCAGCAGGTTAGCTGGCTGGGCCTGGGTCCGCATGAAAACTATCCCGACCGCCAGCTGGCCGCGCAGTTTTCCCGCTGGCAGCTGCCGCTGGATCAGCTTTCAACGCCCTACGTTTTCCCCAGCGAGAATGGTCAGCGTGGCGGTACGCGTCAGCTCGACAGCGGCAGCTGGCAGGTCAGCGGCGACTTCGCTTTCTCGCTAAGCCGCTTCAGTCTGGAGCAGCTGCGGGAGACTTCACACCGCCACCTTCTGCGTCCTGAAACGGGCTGCTGGCTGCATCTGGATGCGTTTCACATGGGCGTTGGCGGCGATGACTCCTGGAGCCCCAGCGTCAGTCCTGAGTTTTTACTGACTCAGCAGCGCTGGCAGGCTGAGCTGACGATTTCTCAGCCAGGGGCAGCTCGGTCTTCGGACGCCGGTAAAAACGCTTCAGAAACAGCACATTAA
- a CDS encoding multidrug efflux MFS transporter: protein MPRTIEPWKINLISVWFGCFFTGLAISQIIPFLPLYLEQLGVTGGESLSLWSGLTFSITFVVSAAVAPLWGSLADRKGRKLMLLRAAFGMGVVILLQAFVTEAWQLLLLRALMGLTSGYIPNAMALVAAQVPRERSGWALSCVSTGQIGGVILGPMLGGLLADWVGLRTVFIVTAVLLMVSFLVTLFLIKETGYIPVSKKDKLSGREVFRSLDNPKLMLCLFFTTMVIQMCNGSVNPILTLFVRELAPTAENIAFLSGVIAALPGVSALLAAPRLGRLGDRIGTQRILLATMVISLLLFVAMSFVTSTTQLGILRFLLGFADGAMMPAVQTLLVCHSRDNITGRIFGYNQSFMYLGNVAGPLLGAAVSAVAGFRWVFFATAVVVLINVLFLKRFYRRPKTELPLAEKSSAQPASAAESVKTQD, encoded by the coding sequence ATGCCACGCACTATTGAACCCTGGAAGATAAACCTGATCTCGGTCTGGTTTGGCTGCTTTTTTACCGGACTGGCGATTAGTCAGATTATCCCGTTTCTGCCGCTCTACCTTGAACAGCTAGGCGTAACCGGTGGCGAATCACTGAGCCTCTGGTCGGGTCTTACCTTCAGTATCACCTTTGTGGTCTCGGCGGCGGTGGCGCCGCTATGGGGCAGCCTGGCCGATCGCAAAGGTCGTAAACTGATGCTGCTGCGTGCGGCTTTTGGCATGGGCGTGGTGATCCTGCTGCAGGCTTTTGTCACGGAGGCCTGGCAGTTGCTGCTGCTGCGTGCCCTGATGGGGCTAACCTCCGGATATATCCCCAACGCCATGGCGCTGGTGGCGGCTCAGGTTCCGCGTGAACGAAGCGGCTGGGCGCTGAGCTGTGTCTCAACCGGTCAGATTGGCGGGGTGATTCTGGGGCCAATGCTGGGCGGGCTGCTGGCCGACTGGGTCGGTTTGCGTACGGTGTTTATTGTCACTGCGGTGCTGTTGATGGTCAGCTTTCTGGTGACGCTGTTCCTGATTAAAGAGACCGGTTATATCCCGGTCAGTAAAAAAGATAAGCTCAGCGGACGCGAGGTTTTCCGCTCGCTGGATAACCCAAAGCTGATGCTCTGCCTCTTTTTTACCACCATGGTGATTCAGATGTGCAACGGGTCGGTGAACCCGATTCTGACGTTGTTTGTGCGTGAACTGGCACCGACTGCGGAGAATATCGCTTTTCTGAGTGGCGTGATTGCCGCGCTGCCAGGCGTCTCAGCGCTGCTGGCGGCACCCCGGCTGGGGCGACTCGGCGATCGCATCGGCACGCAGCGTATCCTGCTGGCGACAATGGTTATCTCGCTGCTGCTGTTTGTTGCGATGTCGTTTGTGACCAGCACGACACAGCTGGGGATATTGCGGTTTCTGCTGGGCTTCGCCGATGGCGCAATGATGCCTGCGGTGCAGACGCTTCTGGTATGTCATTCGCGCGACAACATCACCGGACGAATCTTCGGCTATAACCAGTCGTTTATGTATCTCGGCAATGTCGCAGGCCCGCTACTGGGGGCTGCGGTGTCGGCGGTGGCAGGTTTCCGCTGGGTCTTTTTTGCCACCGCCGTGGTGGTGCTGATTAATGTGCTGTTTCTGAAGCGTTTTTACCGGCGTCCGAAGACCGAGCTGCCCCTGGCTGAGAAATCGTCAGCTCAGCCTGCCAGCGCTGCTGAGTCAGTAAAAACTCAGGACTGA
- a CDS encoding biofilm development regulator YmgB/AriR family protein, protein MRVQPNSASRAISDYFKSPAWRTPPESDLLAVILREIMEAGEPATSKVLIARVIDKLEVEGDEMQLQRYRTLLAQLIDTQPEP, encoded by the coding sequence ATGAGAGTACAACCAAATAGCGCCAGCCGTGCAATCAGCGACTATTTTAAAAGCCCGGCCTGGCGGACACCGCCAGAGTCCGATCTGCTGGCGGTGATCCTGCGTGAAATAATGGAAGCGGGCGAGCCCGCCACCAGTAAAGTGCTGATTGCGCGGGTGATCGATAAACTGGAAGTAGAGGGCGACGAGATGCAGTTGCAGCGTTATCGCACCTTGCTGGCTCAGTTGATCGACACGCAGCCGGAGCCGTAA
- a CDS encoding I78 family peptidase inhibitor — protein MRFYGKGLLVVGLFALTACQSASQPDTARVAQDPDADRCGASQFQHYIGKPLTALQGQHFEQQVRPIPYNSAVTMDFNLNRLNFLADKNGNISSVYCG, from the coding sequence GTGAGATTTTATGGAAAAGGGCTGCTGGTAGTCGGTCTGTTCGCATTAACCGCCTGTCAATCTGCCTCTCAACCCGACACTGCCCGTGTGGCGCAGGATCCCGACGCTGACCGCTGCGGCGCCTCACAGTTTCAACACTATATCGGCAAACCGTTGACCGCACTGCAGGGTCAGCACTTCGAACAGCAGGTGCGTCCGATCCCCTATAATTCAGCCGTCACCATGGACTTTAATCTCAACCGGCTTAATTTCCTGGCCGATAAAAATGGCAATATCAGCTCAGTTTATTGTGGCTAA